The genomic stretch GCCCGGGGAAAGTGGGCCCCGGGAAGGGCGGGAGGCTGCAGTAGATTGAGCCCCTGCCTGCCCCACAACCTCTCCCTGTAGTTCTGGATCGGTTTGGGATTCCAGAGTCAGGAAggtttcttcttttggggggGAGAGCCAGAAAACCTGATAGTTGTGGGCCTGAGCATCATGGAGggcccttctcctccccccccaccccagaatAACTGGTCTGTCTTGCAGTGGAGCATGGGTGGGGGAGTCTCTATTGGCACCCCTCCAGGCTGCTATTTGTAAAATTCACTGGAAGAGCTCCTTGTCCTTTTGCAGTGGGGCTGAAGGGGGTTGTGCCTATGGGCCCACAGCGTCTCCTGCTTCATCTTTGCCCTTAAAATGAGCTGGCAATGATCTCATCTTTCCTGTACTTTGTCCCAGCCACttcctgtgggtgtgggggggggaggggggccagTCCTGAAGCTCAGCTGGGAGCTTTCGGCAAGAGGCTTTCTGGaattccccctctcctcctgcctggcCAGGCGCCAGGACAGGCAAGGCGCTTGCCCTCCCCACCCGggagacccccccaccccacccacttcTCTCGTAGGAGGCAGGTGGCCCAGGGGATCGGAGCCCCGAGGAAGAGaggcttccttcccccccccccaccatccctgccttgaggggagggaaggggccgCTCCAAGAGACAGGAAGCCCCTTCCCTGGGGGGTCTCGGCTTCTGATATTGTTGCTGCCAGCAAAATTATCTGCTTGGACATCACTTCCTCACCGCTTCCTGGCTTGGGAGGAGGTGAGGATGGGAACTGGCTCCAGGAGCCTGGAGGAGGGAGGAAGCCCTCCCTGCTGGGCCGGCCACTTCCAGTCCCCCTCAGCTGCCTGCCATGGCCGGTTGGGCTGGGCTGAGCTGGATCCTGGGCACAGCTGCCTTGCCAAGCAGACCTCCGAAAGAGTTGCCCAGGACAGGTGTGTTATTGAACTttcagaggaggggagggggaggcgctcTGCTTTCCATGTCTGATTGTGCACGGTTTGGTGGGGGGGTTGGTGGGGGGGGAGCGATGGCAATGAAAAGCCtggatgtccccccccccccagggcgtGGAAGTCAGCTTCTGGGTGGACAGCAGACGGGGGCACACGGCTCCTGCTGATGCCCCTCTATGGGGTCTCCTTTGGTAGCTGCTGGATTGATGACACGATTAGTGTGTCCAGGCCAGGCGGGGGGAGGCCTTCCCCTGCCCTCCTCCGCCACTCTGTCCTGCCTCAGGGGGTTCTTCCCACAGGCCGGCCCTGCTTTGCCAGCCTCGGTGGCACCAACCCACAACGGGCCCCTAGGTTCCCCCCTGAGCGTCCCCAAGTGGCTTCCGTTAATGGCCTTCGGCTCGGCTGGCAGGAACTGGTGGGGGAGGTGGAAGCGGGTGGCAGCCAGACGCTTTGGTGGTATGGGGCACGGTCTCCGCCTTGCCTCCTCCGCTGCACAGCGCAGCTAGTCCTTCAGGAAGGGGGGCAGCCCTTCAGCTGGGTGGGGCTGGGAAGGAAAAGGCTCGGGGTTTGATGAGCCCAGGAGAGGCTTGGGAAGAGGGGAAGGGCCCCCTTGGTCACAGGGCAGAGGGGCAGCGGGCTTCACCCAGCACGTGTCGTACCCCACTGGGCTCACCCTGCCCCTCACACTTTCCTTTTGCTTTGCCTCAAAGGAGGAACGTGCCCACCATCAGGCCCCACTCATGGCATCTGGCCAAGCTCTCCGAAGTCCGGACCGATGGCACCGCCATGACCTTTCCTGCTGACCCCCTGAGTCTCTCCTGGCACTTGGGCTGCGAGACGAGGTGAGCGCCAGAGGAAAGAAGGGCGAGGGGGCTCGGGGGGGAGGGTTACTTGGGCCCCTGCGGGACCTCTCCATCAGAGGGCAAAAGGGGCCCTTCTCGGGGGCACAGCTGGCTTTCCCTTGGGCATCCCCTTGGGCTGAGAGAGCGCAGCCGGATCCATTGGGGCTGCAGGCAGGCGGCGACCAGCCTCCGTTGGCCCACCTGGCTTTCGTGccccggctggaaagagaggaagggtcCCGGATGAGACCACCCAGCTCCAAAGGCCTCTCAGCTTGTGGGGCAGCCTTAGCAGCTCTTCTCTGGCCAGCTGGCTCCTTCCCAGAGCTCTGGCTGCAGTGGGCACCATTGTGCCTGTCCTGAGCGTTCCTGAGCACAGGAGTCGACCGGGCACCATTTCCCCGGGAGACCTTGGACTGCCTTTTGTCCCCTCAGGAAGGGGCTGGCCCAGCACCACGCAGGCTGCCAGTAAGGcgtggctgtttccttgcagacatttcattacccaaactaggtaacatccccAGGCAGCCTCCCTACGGCCCAGCGCTAGAAATACTCCAGAGGAGCGCTGGCTTCAGCTCCTTGCCAAGCGGGCAGGAGGAGATGCCAAATCTCTCTGAAATGCGGGATGGCAGGCAGGGCCTTTAGCTCGAGGAGCCTGGGCAGGACTTATCCTTTGGAGGAGCCGCTCCTCCCAGATTGAGAtggattcaggggtgaaatccagcaggttctgacaggctctggagaaccagtagcggaaattttgagtagttcggagaactggtagcggaaattatgagtcgttcagagaaccagtagcggaaattttgagtagttcggagagcctgtagcggaaattttgagtcgttcagagaaccggtagcggaaattatgagtagttcagagaaccggtagcggaaattatgagtagtttggagaaccggttgtggaaattttgagtagtttggagaaccggtagcggaaattatgagtagttcggagaaccggtagcagaaattatgagtagttcagagaaccggtagtggaaattatgcgtagttcagagaaccagtagcagaaattttgagtagttcggagaaccaatagcggaaattttgagtagttcagagaaccggtagcggaaattttgagtacttcggagaaccggtagcggaaattttgagtagttcagagaaccaatagcggaaattttgagtagttcagagaaccggcaaatgccacctctagctggtcccagagtgggtgggaatggagattttgcaatatccttcccctgccacggccaccaagccacgcccacagaaccggtagtaaaaataattgcatttcaccactggatggGTTCTTTGTGGTGCGGAACCCACAGCCCATCCTGTCTCCCGGTTGGCACCGGCTCTCCAGCGGGAGCCACAGCCTGCCAGCGGATGGACGAGGAGGGTTCCTCTGGAGCCCTGGGAAGGCTTGGATTCCGACGTGCCCAGGATGCCATcgctggtgctgctgctgctcctcagTGGCAGGCAGGAGAGTCTGGGCCCTTGGTGGCTCCTCAAGTGGCCCTCCTTGGCCTGAGCCCCAGTGGATGGTGGGACGCTCCCTTCCCACATCCAGGCAGGGACGCTCCCTTCCCACATCCAGGCAGGGAGCAAAAGGGGCTGGAGGCCCTgagagggaggggcagagggTCGAGGGAAGTCGTGACAGTCTGGGGGGGTGCGGGGGTGGAGAGCCAGTGGAAAGGGCTGCTGCTGCACCATCAAGAAAGCAGCCATGGGTCTGAGGGCGTTGGGGCACCAGGCAGGGCTACCCTGCCCCTGTGACGTGGGGGCCTCCTCTTTCTTTCCGCCCACAGTGACCTGCCTTTGCCGTGGAACCCCCTCTCTCCCCACTGCACCACGGAAAAGAACAGCTCCCTGGGGAGCATGGAAAGTCTGGACCCGGCCGGCCAGACCTACTATGAGGGCAGCCTGTCCCCCATTGACCAGGCCATGGACCAGAGCAAGCGGGACTCTGCCTACAGCTCCTTCTCGGCCAGCTCCAGCACCTCCGACTCTGCGCTGCGACCGGAGGAGGCCGGCTCCGTGGACGGCGCCCAGACCGGCCAGCTGCCGGAGCCTCGCTACCTGCAGACAGGAGGAGAGCCTGCGGGCCCTGGGGTCCGATTGTCCTCCAGCGTCCAGTCGGGCTCTCTTCCTCGCCCGGCCAGAACAGCCGCTGCCCCTCCCCACCCGCCTGTGAGACAAGACAGTCTGCGTGCGTGTAACTCCCCGCTGGAAGACCCAAGAGCCCCGACCCACGCAGGTGGTTTGTGTCCCGAGAATCGGTGGAACTCGGACATCTCCCTCTGCTCCCCTGGCCGAGATGCCCATGGGCCCGGGGGAGCATTGGCCACCACAGGCCCCCTGAAGGACTCTCCATTCCCTGACCAGTACTACCTGCTCAGCTCCCACACAGAGCCTCACCTTGGGATGAAGAGGAGCCCACAAACCTCCCCCTCGTCTTTGGCTGAGAGCCCCAGAGAGCCCCCCGGAAGGAAGGGCCACGAGGTGGAGCTGAATAACTGTGCAGAGCCTCCTTCGTCCTGGAAGGCTGCCTTGGGCGGGCCCTTCGGCCATCGCCACAGCATCCCAGAACACCTGCTGGTGGCCCAGCTGCAGGCCTTGGAGGTCTCCCGTGGCCAGAAGGCTCCTCGCTGGACTGTGTCTCCACTGCACAAGGAGCAGAAGGACCCGCAGACTCCGGAGCCCTGTGGCCAGAAGCCCTGGGAGCCGGCAGAAGAGCTGGATTCCCCCCCAACTGCAGAAGAGGGGTCCCCTTCCCCACGGGGCCCTTGCACGGCACTGGGGAGGCCCAACAACACCCTCCCGACCCGGGCTGGTTCCCCGTCACTGCCAGCGTTTGGCAATGGCAGCACCTCCCGGCGAGACCTCCAGGCAGCCTCCTGCGTAGATCCTTTGCCGGAGGCTGAAAGGAGCCTCCCAGCTGCCCAGAAGGGCCAGCATCGCTCTGCACACAGCCGCCGGCGCAGTGACCGCTTCGCCACCAACCTGCGGAATGAGATCCAGTGGCGGAAAGCCCAGCTGCAGAAGGCCAGAGGGCCCGGGGGGCCAGGGTGTGAAGAGGAGCCTGCCCCACAAGCAGAGGAGTCCCCCGCTCACACCGCAGTCCctgccccttctccccctcccctagGGGAGGGAAGGCCCCTGGGCTCCTCTGGGCTGCCAGCTGGGGTCCCCAAGCGGTGGGGCTCTGAGCTGAGCGTGTTTGGGGAGGAGAGAGCTCCAAGCAGCCCCCAGAGGACACCCAAGGAGAAGCCTCTGCCGGCGGCCCGTGCAGGGGGGTGGGGAGGCGGCCGCTGGCGCTGGTCCCCGGAGCACAAGCTCCAGCCTCAGGAGTCCGAGCCGGGGCCGTCCGCACAGCTGCCCTTGGAGGAAGACGGCCTCTTGCCTTTTGCCGACCGGCGGAGGTTCTTTGAGGAGACGAGCCACCCTCTGCCCGCCAGGCCATATGGTTCGCTCCAGGGCAGGCTGGAGGGCAGACGGAGCCCCGAGGCAGAGAAGCCAGGAAGCGCCGAACACGGGACCTTCCAGCGTCACTCCCTGGACCAATCCTACCGTTGCCCACCTTCGCCTCCCGTCTACCAGGACTTCCAGCCGGAGGTTCTGAGGCTCTGCAAGTCCCTGGCTCGACCCGGAGTGGAGACGGAGCACTGGTGGGCTCTCCCGTGCTCGTGCGCTGTCCGGGAGGCCTGCGCTTACAGCTTTCAGGAGGAATGCGCCATGCTGCGCTCGAGGAGCATGCCAATGCCGCCACCCAGCCACCATGCCCACCATTGCCACCCTTGTTCCTGGAGCTGCCGCAGTGAGTGCTGTTTCCCGGGTCAGCAGAAGCTGGTGGAGGACGGGGGTCCCTGGCATGGAAGGAAGCCTTTTCAGGGGGTAAGTCGGATCTTCCCGTCCCATCATT from Thamnophis elegans isolate rThaEle1 chromosome 12, rThaEle1.pri, whole genome shotgun sequence encodes the following:
- the SHROOM4 gene encoding protein Shroom4 isoform X2, with the translated sequence MGTGSRSLEEGGSPPCWAGHFQSPSAACHGRLGWAELDPGHSCLAKQTSERVAQDRRNVPTIRPHSWHLAKLSEVRTDGTAMTFPADPLSLSWHLGCETSDLPLPWNPLSPHCTTEKNSSLGSMESLDPAGQTYYEGSLSPIDQAMDQSKRDSAYSSFSASSSTSDSALRPEEAGSVDGAQTGQLPEPRYLQTGGEPAGPGVRLSSSVQSGSLPRPARTAAAPPHPPVRQDSLRACNSPLEDPRAPTHAGGLCPENRWNSDISLCSPGRDAHGPGGALATTGPLKDSPFPDQYYLLSSHTEPHLGMKRSPQTSPSSLAESPREPPGRKGHEVELNNCAEPPSSWKAALGGPFGHRHSIPEHLLVAQLQALEVSRGQKAPRWTVSPLHKEQKDPQTPEPCGQKPWEPAEELDSPPTAEEGSPSPRGPCTALGRPNNTLPTRAGSPSLPAFGNGSTSRRDLQAASCVDPLPEAERSLPAAQKGQHRSAHSRRRSDRFATNLRNEIQWRKAQLQKARGPGGPGCEEEPAPQAEESPAHTAVPAPSPPPLGEGRPLGSSGLPAGVPKRWGSELSVFGEERAPSSPQRTPKEKPLPAARAGGWGGGRWRWSPEHKLQPQESEPGPSAQLPLEEDGLLPFADRRRFFEETSHPLPARPYGSLQGRLEGRRSPEAEKPGSAEHGTFQRHSLDQSYRCPPSPPVYQDFQPEVLRLCKSLARPGVETEHWWALPCSCAVREACAYSFQEECAMLRSRSMPMPPPSHHAHHCHPCSWSCRSECCFPGQQKLVEDGGPWHGRKPFQGEFPPDEWEPPAVSRASSHTGSQLLPHKVAFTRVSPFWTCFERTEPAGPSFCRAPSTHSLPWDCEQPKWVVEKGGWEGGLGEPHKPPLRERAYSESHLCTEPARVSAREWREAPLAEAQETAPKSPTCQARRRGPPPPRPPPPNWEKYRPARASHQQLLPAQACRPHHVEEPWAPGQPGFEAARQRSQSLPGEQLWPNRAQLQCPRLPGAGPVATPSLPEQDNPHYYCHGSPPRTREWLMAETSDRSVPSRTASSSEGAAAEDPPQVEEQETPTGSPSEQPLTWQPQQGPPVSQDAAGECHRSGPPPSRLNSEELMRDVAGKDRSLAGVLSSGFGLRSAAEVMGDLFAESSCPLWPRQDWSMLGRGPSCPERQQKSPQSATGGGASPSCLTYLNLSAGKAELLNQMKNRSELAAPSPEEELDQDLAQKKVQLIESIGRKLEVLQEAQQSLQDDLSANAALGREVENYIKGACKPHELEKFRLVIGDLDKVVNLLLSLSGRLARVENALSGLNAEDEEEEEEEMMALLEKKRQLTAQLEDAKELQEHVAQREQLVSASVSRCLAPEQLQDYQHFVRMKSALAIQQRQLDDKVKLGEEQLRCLWESLPRRPRKP
- the SHROOM4 gene encoding protein Shroom4 isoform X1, with amino-acid sequence MERPSGQLQPEPSPQQAKLASRLLVSFQYLHVQLAGGAPWGFTLRGGLEHGEPLIVSKVEDGGKAALSQKMRSGDELVNINGTPLYGSRQEALILIKGSYRTLKMIIRRRNVPTIRPHSWHLAKLSEVRTDGTAMTFPADPLSLSWHLGCETSDLPLPWNPLSPHCTTEKNSSLGSMESLDPAGQTYYEGSLSPIDQAMDQSKRDSAYSSFSASSSTSDSALRPEEAGSVDGAQTGQLPEPRYLQTGGEPAGPGVRLSSSVQSGSLPRPARTAAAPPHPPVRQDSLRACNSPLEDPRAPTHAGGLCPENRWNSDISLCSPGRDAHGPGGALATTGPLKDSPFPDQYYLLSSHTEPHLGMKRSPQTSPSSLAESPREPPGRKGHEVELNNCAEPPSSWKAALGGPFGHRHSIPEHLLVAQLQALEVSRGQKAPRWTVSPLHKEQKDPQTPEPCGQKPWEPAEELDSPPTAEEGSPSPRGPCTALGRPNNTLPTRAGSPSLPAFGNGSTSRRDLQAASCVDPLPEAERSLPAAQKGQHRSAHSRRRSDRFATNLRNEIQWRKAQLQKARGPGGPGCEEEPAPQAEESPAHTAVPAPSPPPLGEGRPLGSSGLPAGVPKRWGSELSVFGEERAPSSPQRTPKEKPLPAARAGGWGGGRWRWSPEHKLQPQESEPGPSAQLPLEEDGLLPFADRRRFFEETSHPLPARPYGSLQGRLEGRRSPEAEKPGSAEHGTFQRHSLDQSYRCPPSPPVYQDFQPEVLRLCKSLARPGVETEHWWALPCSCAVREACAYSFQEECAMLRSRSMPMPPPSHHAHHCHPCSWSCRSECCFPGQQKLVEDGGPWHGRKPFQGEFPPDEWEPPAVSRASSHTGSQLLPHKVAFTRVSPFWTCFERTEPAGPSFCRAPSTHSLPWDCEQPKWVVEKGGWEGGLGEPHKPPLRERAYSESHLCTEPARVSAREWREAPLAEAQETAPKSPTCQARRRGPPPPRPPPPNWEKYRPARASHQQLLPAQACRPHHVEEPWAPGQPGFEAARQRSQSLPGEQLWPNRAQLQCPRLPGAGPVATPSLPEQDNPHYYCHGSPPRTREWLMAETSDRSVPSRTASSSEGAAAEDPPQVEEQETPTGSPSEQPLTWQPQQGPPVSQDAAGECHRSGPPPSRLNSEELMRDVAGKDRSLAGVLSSGFGLRSAAEVMGDLFAESSCPLWPRQDWSMLGRGPSCPERQQKSPQSATGGGASPSCLTYLNLSAGKAELLNQMKNRSELAAPSPEEELDQDLAQKKVQLIESIGRKLEVLQEAQQSLQDDLSANAALGREVENYIKGACKPHELEKFRLVIGDLDKVVNLLLSLSGRLARVENALSGLNAEDEEEEEEEMMALLEKKRQLTAQLEDAKELQEHVAQREQLVSASVSRCLAPEQLQDYQHFVRMKSALAIQQRQLDDKVKLGEEQLRCLWESLPRRPRKP